The sequence ATAAACGTCGGGATCAATGCCCTTACAGGCATCCTGCGCATCCCCAACGGCAGGCTGCTCGAATACGAAGAGTCGCGCGAATTATTACGCTCTTCCGTCCAGGAGGCCGTAAAGATAGTGAAGCGTAAGAGGGTGAAGCTCGCGTACGACGACCCCATACAGAAAGTGGAATCGGTGTGCAAAGCGACAGCGTCCAATATATCGAGCATGCTGCAGGATGTCCTGAACAGGAAGAGGACAGAGATAGATTTCATTAACGGCGCTATCGTAAGGCAGGGGAAGGCCCTGGGCATACCTACGCCGGTCAACGATGTCCTGACAAATATAATCAAGACATTGGAAAAAAGTTATCAAAAAATGGTTTAATAAAAGGAGTCGCGGCATGTACATAATAGGCGAAAGGATAAATTCTACAAGAAAGAGTGTCCAGGATGCCATAAAAGCGCGTAATGCCAACTTGATCCTGAAGGAAGCCTCCGACCAGCTTAGGAGGGGTGCCAACTTCATAGACGTGAACTGCGCCGTCACTTCAGGCGACGAGGTCCAGGACATCGACTGGGTCATAAGCGTGATACAGAGCGAGATAAAGGACGTGAGCATCTGCATAGACAGCCCGAACTATCTTGCTATCGACAGGGCGCTGAAGGTCTATAAGGCCAAAGGCGAATTGATGATCAATTCGATAACCGGCGAAGACGCGAGGATCAAGAGGATATTACCGCTCGCGAAAGCGCATAACGCGAAACTGATAGCGCTGACCATGGACGCCAAGGGCATGCCGCATTCAGCCGTCGAAAGGCTCGAAGCCGCAAAGCATATATTAGAGCGCGTCGTGAAAGAAGGTTTTAATCCGGAGAACCTCTATTTCGATCCGTTGATACGCCCGATCTCGACCGAACCTGACCAGGCAAAGGAGTTCTTGATATCGATACAGATGATAAAAGGGCTCGGGAAAGTCAACACGATATGCGGCCTCTCCAACGTCTCGTTCGGACTGCCGGACAGGAGCCTCATAAATTCCACGTTCCTCGCCATGGCCGTACATGCCGGACTTGACGCCGCGATACTCGATCCCACCGACAGGAACGTGATCTCCAGCCTTAAGGCGTCCTGCGCGCTCATGGGCATGGACGATTTTTGCGGAGATTATATAAAGGCGTTCAGGGAGGGCGCGTTGGTTTGAGCGCGAAGAAGATATTCATAGCCGCGACGCAGCAGAATGACGGCAAGACGACCGTATCGCTGGGCCTTATAGCCGCGCTTAAGAAACGATTCGCGAAGATAGGGTTCATAAAGCCTATCGGCCAGCGGTATTTGATGGAGCAGGGGTACAAGGTTGACGAGGACTCCGTATTGATCGAAGAGGTCTTTGGGATCAAGTGCAATATAAAGGACATGTCCCCGGTCGCTATTGAAAAAGGTTTTACGGAACGTTTTATAGACAAAGGCGCAGAAGAAGATTACGCTAAACTCATCAGGGAATCTTTCGAGAAGGTATCCGGGGATAACGATCTCGTAATAATAGAAGGGACGGGGCACGCCGGAGTAGGAAGCGTCTTTGACCTTTCCAATGCTACCGTAGCAAGGCTTCTTGACGCTAGTGTCATGCTCATCTCTTCCGGAGGCGTGGGCAAGCCTATAGATGAAGTCATGCTGAACAAGGCCCTTCTCGACAAGGAGAAGGTCGACCTTGCCGGCGTCGTCGTCAACAAAGTGCTGCCGGAAAAATACGAGAGAATATCGCGGCTCGTCAGGAAAGGGTTGGAAAAAAAAGGCTTAAGCGTCTTCGGCGTATTACCGTATCAAAAGGTCCTAGACATACCGACGATGCGTGAAATTAAGGAGGAATTGAAGATAGCGGCATTATACGAGACGGCATATATCGACAAGATGGCTGATAATGTGTTGATCGGCGCGATGAATGTCAAGGACGCCATGCAGTTTATCCAGAACAATTCCCTTA comes from Candidatus Omnitrophota bacterium and encodes:
- a CDS encoding dihydropteroate synthase — its product is MYIIGERINSTRKSVQDAIKARNANLILKEASDQLRRGANFIDVNCAVTSGDEVQDIDWVISVIQSEIKDVSICIDSPNYLAIDRALKVYKAKGELMINSITGEDARIKRILPLAKAHNAKLIALTMDAKGMPHSAVERLEAAKHILERVVKEGFNPENLYFDPLIRPISTEPDQAKEFLISIQMIKGLGKVNTICGLSNVSFGLPDRSLINSTFLAMAVHAGLDAAILDPTDRNVISSLKASCALMGMDDFCGDYIKAFREGALV
- a CDS encoding AAA family ATPase, producing the protein MSAKKIFIAATQQNDGKTTVSLGLIAALKKRFAKIGFIKPIGQRYLMEQGYKVDEDSVLIEEVFGIKCNIKDMSPVAIEKGFTERFIDKGAEEDYAKLIRESFEKVSGDNDLVIIEGTGHAGVGSVFDLSNATVARLLDASVMLISSGGVGKPIDEVMLNKALLDKEKVDLAGVVVNKVLPEKYERISRLVRKGLEKKGLSVFGVLPYQKVLDIPTMREIKEELKIAALYETAYIDKMADNVLIGAMNVKDAMQFIQNNSLMIIPGDREDMIEAICQIHAGKIKKGYRVSGIILSGGLMPKKRSLKHLEKSQIPVLITKEDTYAIASRVHSLVVKLKPQDVQK